DNA sequence from the Negativicutes bacterium genome:
AAAATGGAATTCTAAATTTTTTGCTTTTATTTTGCATTATGATCATTGAAAAATAGCTTAAAAGCTTTTCTCTAATTGTCCGCTGTGATAATAAGTTTATTTTTGAATTCAATAACATATTGCGTTGTGCTAATATTTTCAGCATATTTTTTATTAAAGAATTATGAAATTTACAATTTTCACTGCAAGTAGTAATAATCCTATCATAATTAAAAAACAAGACTTCACTTTCTACTAAACTAACCACAGTAACAGGGCTAATCATTACCCCCGCACAAGAAAAAGTTTCCGCAAACAAATCTCCGTTACCTAAATTTGCAATTATATTTCGATTACCCCAAAAATCTTCTCTAATTATTTCAATTTTCCCATTTAAGATTAAACCAATATTCTTAATTTCATCTTCAGTATGAATTATAATATCATTTTTTTGATATTTTTTACTAAAAGCTCCGCTACATTGTAAAATTGCGTTAATTTCCGTTTCTTCCATGCCATTAAACAACGGATTGTCTTTTATAAAATTAAAATATTTTTTCATCTTTGCTCCTTTGTTGCAAATGCAACCGATTTTTTCTTTATTACTCATTATAGTTTAAGGCAAGGGAAAAATAAACTCTAAATAAAAAAATCAGGAGGTTTTACAAATGGAAAACATGTTTTGCTTTCAATGTGAACAAACAGTAGGTGGGGTAGGCTGTACAGGTATGACAGGAGCTTGCGGAAAACAAGCGACAACATCTAATCTACAAGATGATTTAATCACCGCTTTAATATCTTTGGCGAAAGTCACTCAAAATCAGAAAAATGAAAATACAACCAAAATGCTTATTAGTGGTTTATTTACAACTATCACTAATGTAAGTTTTGATGATGATAAATTAGCTGTAGAAATTGCTAACGTTAATGAAGTTATAAAAAACTTTGATCCTAGCGCTATTACTCCTTATAAAATGGATTACTTATGGCATGATAACGAAGATATTCGTTCTTTAAAATCATTAATTTTATTCGGCTTAAAAGGAATTGCCGCTTACGCTTATCACGCAATGGTTTTAGGCTATAAAGACGAAATTGTCGACAATTTCTTTTACGAAGCATTAAGTGCTATTGCTAAAGATTTAACAGTTGATGATTTATTACCGCTAGTTCTTAAAACGGGTGAAGTTAATTTAGCCTGTATGGCATTATTAGATCAAGCTAATACTGAAACTTATGGTAATCCTGAACCAAC
Encoded proteins:
- a CDS encoding Crp/Fnr family transcriptional regulator, producing MKKYFNFIKDNPLFNGMEETEINAILQCSGAFSKKYQKNDIIIHTEDEIKNIGLILNGKIEIIREDFWGNRNIIANLGNGDLFAETFSCAGVMISPVTVVSLVESEVLFFNYDRIITTCSENCKFHNSLIKNMLKILAQRNMLLNSKINLLSQRTIREKLLSYFSMIIMQNKSKKFRIPFSRNQLAEFICVDRSALSRELSKMKEEGLLKFEKDDFELLI